The Liquorilactobacillus nagelii DSM 13675 DNA window ATTAATGGGTTTGGTACTGGTTTAGCACTCAAAAATGGAATTTCAACTGGCGGCTTAGATATTTTGGGTTTAACTTTACGAAAAAAAACCGGTAAAAGCATTGGAACAATTAATTTGTGCTTTAATTTCTTCATCATTTTAGCAGCCGGAGCAGTCTATGGCTGGCCATATGCTTTTTACTCAGCTCTCGGGATTTTTATCAATGCTCGTGTAATGGATATGGTTTATACGCGTCAGCAAAAGATGCAGGTGATGATTGTGACTACCAAGCCGCGAAGTGTAATTGATTGTATTCAAAGCCGTTTGCAGCGTGGAATTACAATCGTGCATGGTGCTGAAGGAGCTTACCGGCATGATCGAAAAACAATTTTATTTACGGTTATTTCCCGTTATGAACAACGAGAGCTAAAAGCAGCCATGGAAGAATCAGATCCATATGCTTTTGTTAGCATTGCTGAAAATGTAGAAATTATGGGTCGTTTTTATGAGCCTGAGCCTTAAATCTAGTGAAAGGTTGATCTAATAAATATATGAGAAATTATGTAGTTGGAATGTATGATAAAACTCAAAATGAAGCAGGACCTAAAGCTAAACGAGATATTGAAAAA harbors:
- a CDS encoding YitT family protein, which encodes MDELQQIWKRHQYVARASTAFIYGILVSIAMNFFWTPGKIYSSGVTGLAQLLATLGKRYFAGSFHPSVALLLFLLNLPLFVLAWKQIGHRFTFFTILAVVCSSVMIKSLTSVTLTRDPIICAIFGAAINGFGTGLALKNGISTGGLDILGLTLRKKTGKSIGTINLCFNFFIILAAGAVYGWPYAFYSALGIFINARVMDMVYTRQQKMQVMIVTTKPRSVIDCIQSRLQRGITIVHGAEGAYRHDRKTILFTVISRYEQRELKAAMEESDPYAFVSIAENVEIMGRFYEPEP